From the Accumulibacter sp. genome, one window contains:
- a CDS encoding periplasmic heavy metal sensor, whose translation MKSMFKPRVVLMALLLSLGAAGSALAMRPESCGAGGPRMEQRMGWHLQEMSRLHGELKLDARQEALWQEAEQSTRNGMREVGEQMRQQRAEVLALVSKPGADLRAVLTRMDEVRDAARKQREVGRERWLAVYDSLDAAQKEKARQFVQTRLERMGQGGRFGPGGPGGPGGPRGPGGPGAPAVR comes from the coding sequence ATGAAATCGATGTTCAAACCCCGCGTTGTCCTCATGGCCCTGCTGTTGTCGCTCGGCGCTGCTGGCAGCGCTCTGGCGATGCGACCGGAGTCCTGTGGCGCCGGCGGCCCGCGCATGGAGCAGCGTATGGGCTGGCACCTGCAGGAGATGTCGCGGCTGCATGGCGAACTCAAGCTCGACGCGCGGCAGGAGGCCCTGTGGCAGGAGGCGGAGCAGTCCACGCGCAACGGCATGCGCGAGGTCGGCGAGCAGATGCGCCAACAGCGGGCCGAAGTGCTGGCACTGGTCAGCAAGCCGGGGGCCGATCTGCGCGCGGTGCTGACGCGCATGGACGAGGTCCGCGACGCGGCGCGCAAGCAGCGCGAGGTGGGGCGCGAGCGCTGGCTGGCGGTGTACGACAGCCTCGATGCGGCGCAGAAGGAAAAGGCACGGCAGTTCGTCCAGACGCGTCTCGAGCGGATGGGGCAGGGCGGTCGCTTCGGGCCGGGCGGACCAGGCGGACCAGGCGGGCCGCGCGGGCCGGGTGGCCCTGGCGCGCCGGCGGTGCGTTAG
- a CDS encoding bifunctional acetate--CoA ligase family protein/GNAT family N-acetyltransferase, with protein sequence MTVRNLEFLFRPASVAIVAEPDEASRYAEVVRSNLTGGCFSGPVMSVVARQRKLFLLPAGVRLDPLAAVPDLAVICASLDKVPSIIEQLGNLGTRAVVVGPWLWRRMRSNEIAAAQRGILAAARPFLMRVLGPGSGGLVVPAQHLNASAAPVAIAAGKIALVTHSTAMTAAILDRACSKDIGFSTVLHLGSGLDVDLADVLDWLAGDGETKAILVQFDTVPAGRKFMSAARAAARHKPVVAIRGRTLAGDGDAGFPPDEVYEAALRRAGWVSVDTLGGVFEAIEGMARMRPLRGERLTILANGHGLGRIAGETLLRSGGKLGKLSRETSKRLEGLLQTRSALSNPIALPADVTVRQWAAALACVLADGGTQNVLTVCSPSPFAPGPQVAEAICKVSRESERNVFTCWVGGKSMLAAQRVAAEHGVISHESPERAIAVFLGVLSYLHNRRLLLQLPASRAEDFAPDLAAARSAVGEAVAARAGSLSVAQARRLLAAYGIVLAAHPVSSSIEAAILAADEVGYPVDLALVGGGSADCAAAAVELRSPADIRLAARGLRGALRTQQAAARVGGYRVRPSAARSGAPPLRFGVAVDAVFGPLILFGPAARSGSSAGRVVVALPPLNLTLARDLVARSGILAKLPDESRSELQTAAGQALVRLSQLLTDNDEVVSVELDPLHVERNGVFAIDACIGIASHPPALAGHRFAIRPYPKELEQPLEWQGRRLSIRPIRPEDESLLGELLHSLAPEDSRMRFFDSIRSLPRARLARFAQIDYDREMALVAIENAGVAGERVLGEVRAVSEPGKAVADFAIVVASEIKGMGLGTALLQSLVRYCRSEGIGELRGETLDGNLRMQGLARRLGFAQRSGADRGTVDLRLTLGGSAAA encoded by the coding sequence ATGACCGTCCGTAACCTCGAGTTCCTCTTCCGTCCGGCGTCGGTGGCGATCGTCGCCGAACCCGACGAGGCGAGCCGCTACGCCGAGGTGGTGCGATCGAACCTCACCGGCGGCTGCTTCAGTGGTCCGGTGATGTCGGTCGTCGCCCGCCAGCGCAAGCTGTTCCTGCTGCCTGCCGGGGTGCGCCTCGATCCGCTGGCAGCGGTTCCCGACCTCGCCGTCATCTGTGCCTCGCTCGACAAGGTGCCGTCGATCATCGAACAGCTCGGCAATCTGGGGACGCGCGCCGTGGTGGTCGGGCCGTGGCTGTGGCGCCGCATGCGCAGCAACGAGATCGCCGCTGCACAGCGCGGCATCCTCGCTGCGGCGCGACCCTTCCTGATGCGCGTGCTCGGACCGGGAAGTGGCGGCCTCGTCGTTCCGGCGCAGCATCTCAACGCGAGTGCGGCGCCGGTGGCGATCGCGGCGGGCAAGATCGCGCTGGTGACGCATTCGACGGCCATGACGGCGGCCATACTCGATCGTGCGTGCAGCAAGGACATCGGTTTCTCGACCGTGCTCCATCTCGGCTCGGGGCTCGACGTCGATCTCGCGGACGTCCTCGACTGGCTCGCCGGCGACGGCGAGACGAAGGCGATCCTGGTGCAGTTCGACACCGTACCGGCCGGTCGCAAGTTCATGTCGGCAGCGCGGGCTGCCGCCCGCCACAAGCCGGTGGTCGCCATCCGTGGGCGAACGCTCGCGGGCGACGGCGATGCAGGCTTTCCGCCGGACGAGGTCTACGAAGCCGCGCTGCGGCGCGCCGGCTGGGTGAGCGTCGACACCCTCGGCGGCGTCTTCGAGGCGATCGAGGGCATGGCCCGGATGCGTCCGCTGCGCGGCGAACGCCTGACCATCCTGGCGAACGGGCATGGTCTCGGGCGCATCGCCGGCGAAACGCTGCTGCGTTCCGGTGGCAAGCTCGGCAAGCTGTCGCGCGAGACGAGCAAGCGTCTCGAGGGACTGCTGCAGACGCGGTCGGCACTGAGCAATCCAATCGCCCTGCCGGCCGACGTGACGGTGCGGCAGTGGGCGGCGGCGCTGGCCTGCGTGCTCGCCGACGGCGGTACGCAGAACGTGCTGACGGTGTGTTCGCCGTCGCCGTTCGCGCCGGGTCCGCAGGTCGCCGAGGCGATCTGCAAGGTTTCCCGGGAGAGTGAGCGCAACGTGTTTACCTGCTGGGTCGGCGGCAAGTCGATGCTTGCGGCGCAGCGGGTCGCAGCCGAACATGGCGTGATCAGCCACGAATCGCCGGAACGGGCGATCGCGGTCTTCCTCGGCGTTCTCAGCTACCTGCACAACCGCCGCCTGTTGCTGCAGTTGCCGGCGTCACGCGCCGAGGACTTCGCGCCCGATCTCGCCGCTGCGCGCAGCGCCGTCGGCGAGGCCGTCGCGGCGCGCGCCGGCAGCCTGTCGGTGGCGCAGGCACGCCGGTTGCTGGCTGCCTATGGCATCGTCCTCGCCGCGCACCCGGTCAGCAGCAGCATCGAGGCGGCGATCCTCGCTGCCGACGAGGTGGGCTACCCGGTCGATCTCGCGCTGGTTGGCGGCGGCAGCGCCGATTGCGCCGCAGCGGCAGTGGAGCTGCGGTCGCCGGCCGACATCCGGCTGGCGGCCCGTGGGCTGCGCGGCGCGCTGCGCACGCAGCAGGCGGCGGCACGCGTCGGCGGCTATCGCGTGCGACCGAGCGCCGCGCGCAGCGGCGCTCCGCCGCTGCGCTTCGGCGTCGCCGTCGACGCCGTCTTCGGGCCGCTGATCCTGTTCGGACCGGCAGCGCGCAGCGGCTCGAGCGCCGGTCGCGTCGTCGTCGCCCTGCCACCGCTCAACCTGACGCTGGCGCGGGATCTGGTGGCGCGCAGTGGCATCCTCGCGAAGCTGCCGGATGAATCCCGCAGCGAACTGCAGACCGCCGCCGGCCAGGCGCTGGTCCGGCTGTCGCAACTGCTGACCGACAACGACGAGGTGGTGAGCGTCGAACTCGATCCGCTGCATGTCGAGAGGAACGGGGTCTTCGCGATCGATGCCTGCATCGGCATCGCCTCGCACCCGCCGGCGCTTGCTGGCCATCGCTTCGCCATCCGCCCTTACCCCAAGGAGCTCGAGCAGCCACTCGAGTGGCAGGGCCGGCGGCTGTCGATCCGGCCGATTCGCCCGGAGGACGAAAGCTTGCTCGGCGAACTGCTGCATTCGCTCGCCCCCGAGGATTCCCGGATGCGCTTCTTCGACTCGATCCGCAGTCTGCCGCGCGCCCGCCTGGCACGCTTTGCGCAGATCGACTACGACCGTGAGATGGCGCTGGTGGCGATCGAGAACGCGGGCGTCGCCGGCGAGCGCGTCCTGGGTGAGGTGCGCGCCGTCAGCGAACCCGGCAAGGCGGTCGCCGATTTCGCGATCGTCGTCGCCTCGGAGATCAAGGGCATGGGCCTCGGCACGGCGTTGCTGCAGAGCCTCGTTCGCTACTGTCGCAGCGAAGGCATCGGCGAACTGCGTGGCGAGACCCTTGACGGCAACCTGCGCATGCAGGGGCTGGCGCGCAGACTCGGCTTCGCACAGCGCAGCGGTGCCGATCGCGGGACGGTCGATCTGCGCCTGACGCTGGGCGGCAGCGCTGCCGCGTGA
- a CDS encoding response regulator: MKKILLIDDDAELRQLLATYLGRHGFDTLLLPDTRQLDAFIERYQPQLLVLDLMLPGEDGLAACRRLRARGETRPVIMLTARDEPVDRVIGLEMGADDYLGKPFDPRELVARIEAVLRRAARPPAAPDPDGGIVRFGDWLFDRGARQLSRGSESVPLTSGEFALLNTLVANANRPMKRERLLELTRGESSEAFDRAIDVQIHRLRRLLEVDPARPRYLQTVWGVGYVFVPDAASDGAA, translated from the coding sequence ATGAAGAAGATCCTGCTGATCGACGACGACGCCGAACTGCGCCAGTTGCTCGCCACCTACCTCGGCCGCCATGGTTTCGACACGCTGCTGCTGCCCGACACGCGCCAGCTAGACGCCTTCATCGAGCGCTATCAGCCGCAACTGCTGGTCCTCGACCTGATGCTGCCGGGTGAGGACGGACTGGCCGCCTGCCGCCGCCTGCGCGCGCGCGGCGAAACGCGGCCGGTGATCATGCTGACCGCGCGTGACGAGCCGGTCGACCGCGTCATCGGGCTCGAAATGGGCGCCGACGACTACCTCGGCAAGCCTTTCGACCCGCGCGAACTGGTGGCGCGCATCGAGGCCGTGCTGCGCCGAGCCGCGCGGCCGCCGGCGGCGCCCGATCCCGATGGCGGCATCGTCCGCTTCGGCGACTGGCTCTTCGACCGCGGCGCGCGACAGTTGTCCCGCGGATCGGAGAGCGTGCCGCTGACCAGCGGCGAGTTCGCGCTGCTCAACACCCTGGTGGCGAACGCCAACCGGCCGATGAAGCGCGAGCGCCTGCTCGAGCTGACGCGCGGCGAGAGCAGCGAAGCCTTCGATCGCGCGATCGATGTCCAGATCCACCGCCTGCGCCGGCTGCTCGAAGTCGATCCGGCGCGCCCGCGCTACCTGCAGACGGTCTGGGGAGTCGGCTACGTCTTCGTCCCCGACGCGGCGAGCGACGGCGCGGCATGA